The genomic window aaactccttctttgcttattgtatcaaataatttgtatagtattgggatttgtttttctttaaatgtttgaaaaattcagttgtgaatctatctggccctggggatttttccttagggagttcattgagggcttgttcaatttctatttctgatatgggattatttaagtattctatttccttttctcttactctaggtcctttatatttttgtaaatattcatcaccTAGATTGTCGCATTTGTTACCATTCAaatgggcaaaatagttcctaataattaTAGCTCTGAGGCACTTTCAAGGTATTGGAGCTCTACTTTTGTCTAAGAGGCTAAGTGGGTGGTACTAGGAAAGATTATGGTTTTGTGTTAACCATCTACAACTAAGAACACTAACATGGTGGCTAATATAAATAAGGTTACCTCTCCAACTTAAAGTGagaattaaaaaatctttatttatttaaactttccATATCATTGCTTTGAATCAAGGAACCCTTTCTTCTGAGAAATGCCTTGTGATAGGtatgctataatattttaattgactTTTTCACCCTCTTTGGTATCACATAATGTTGATGGTAGTTCCCCAACTGTATGCCCCCTTTCTTAACAATATACTGTTTGACACTCTCTAATATACTCATGTGTCAAATTTTGTTATAAGTATTTGTGAATGAGTTCTAGTTACCATTAGATTATAGAGGCTGAGATCTAAACTTTGAATGTCTCCTATTTCTTTGCATAAGGTTCTATGAACATGGCTTAATAAGTATCTGTAGTATTTAACTATTTTTCTGATTAGGACCAGGTCaccagggagagaagaagagggaggctgAAGCCTTTCATCTAGAGAAGGTGATGCCAATCTGTCCAGAATAAAGTGAAGCCTTTCTCAATCTCAGGAAGGATTTTGTTCCAAAGCTTATACTCCTCATGTCACTCATCCTGTTTGGCAAAGAGGTAATTGGTTCAGGGTAAAGATTGAAGCATGGCCAAGAGGAAGAATGTGgctattcatattttcaaaagagttcatgtttttttttttttttgcaattttgtGGGTAGGGTATTGGTGAAttataaaaataggaagaaaagaaagttattgAGAGAAAAATATACAGATCAGTtggaattacattttaaattgatTATACACAATGAAATAAGTGTTTATATAATAAAGAACTACAGCTTCATTTGCAATACTTTTTTATCAAGTTTGAATATGGAAaagttaattttgtttgtattttttaggTACTGAATTACAAAAATGATAGAATAAAAAGAGACTAGGTAAGTGGGGATTATTTTCATCAGATTTCTCTAATATTAGTCTGAGATCTGAGATATATAAGCATTAGGAACCATTCTCCCATATTTAAGTGACAAAAAGTTAATAAACAATAATTTTGGGGAAAGGAATTGAAAACTATTAGTGACTATGTAATATAAAAGATAATTAAACTCAAATGGTTCATATTACTCCCTGCAAATTATAAAATAAGCCACATAAAAATGACAAGAATAAATTTTGGAGAGGCTGTGAAAGGACAGACACTAATAGGCTTTTGGCACATTATGCACATTGTGTATAAAATTGGTTGTAAATTCATCTTGTTCTGGAttatgaaattataaaagaaaaaataactaaaatattctTATTGTTTGACATAGTAATTATAGTTATAGGCATGCTTCAAGAATGTCAAAGAGAGGAACAATAGCCAAATATACACCAAAAAGGAGTACACTTAATATTACacttaatatatttgtatttttaataataacattttgaGATAAAGGAAGCTTAAATACCAGTATGGGAATACTACAAACTGTGATGGCTTAAGAATCTATAAGGGgccagctagatagctcagtggataaagaaccagccCAATAttggagatcctgagttcaaatttggcctcaaatactttctaggtgggtaaccctgggcaagtcacttaacccccatcacctagcccttaccaatattatgccttggaataaatacataatattgatttttaaaactgaagTTAAGGGGTTTTTTTAAGGTCTCTGAGAAAATAGAAATGTGATGAATGAAACTTATTTTGGTGACaattttaaatgctatttttaaaacaagatgAAAAGAATTATTGAAAGAGATTATTTGATGTCTTAAGTGAATTGAATGGTGGGAATGTTTTCTAGAAGTCAGAAATTATCTGTAGATATATAGGTATAGAGATGGTAAGAAGTTACTCTGGATGTGATTTTTCTGACAGCTAAAACATAAATAATGTGTGTCTTTCTGTTGTATATTGTATTGTTAACATATTATATAgctaataaattcaatttttatttaatctcaAGAGATTAGGAGTTTTACTCTATAGAAGTGATCAATTATTTATGAGAAAAATGTCTTCTtcagtttattaaataaattgaagTGGGATCATATACTCTACTTCCTCTGCCATGCAacaacttttctttattttttttaaaaataatattttattttcccccattacatataaaaacaattttaacattcctttttaaagttttgatttccaaattctctctcttcttctgatcTTTACTCCCTCCCtaagatggtaaacaatctgatgTAAATTTTAtaatgtgcaatcatgcaaaacatttttccatattagccattttgtagaagagatatgaatttttttaaaaggagaaagaaaattaaatatagaatGTCTCAGTCTATGATTTCTTTCTCAAAGGGTGATTATCGTATTATGTAGAATAAATATCAGGATGATAGATACCCAAATCCTATTACTAATGTATAACATCCATAATCCAAGTATAGTGAGATTTCCTTGTTACTTACAAGCATGCAGttaataatgttaattttttatttaaaaaatgaacagaaatactTGAATGAGCAACCATAAGaaccaaaatatataaaaatttccaaaatcaTACAGTCCTCTTCTAAGCAGTCTATTCCACACCCCActcctcaaaacaaacaaacaaacaaaccaaattaaaaaaaaaaaaaaccttccaatTGCCCAGAGATTACCTTCACCAATTGCTTAATACTGGTCAAAGATGAGGGGCGGGGgactattttttatttgcatctctctctccAGCTTCCTCATGATTTTCCTCAACTTTGTAGTTaagatactcttttttttaaattataaaaaggtGATGAGTCTTTAATGTTCTCtaatcatttgttttcttctccaaAGGGGAAATCTCCAagttcctcttcctttctccatgtGCCACAGATCGctaatttattacttttttcatattttccagaATTAACCAGTCATTGTTTTTGTTGATGACCATGCATGCCTCCAGAGAGACATAATTTATTCTTCGTAGTCACTCAATtgtgagagggaggaggaaatggcTAACATCAGAATTTATTACACACATAAAAAGAACATTTGGCAGCCTACCTCTTCTGACCTATTAATCCAGATGCAGGGTGCTTTAGTAACCTTGTTCACATCTTTTAAAAGAGTAAAGTGGTGAAGTGgggataaattaaataataaatttaattttctgcATGTTAGTCTTCTTGTCCATATCCTTATGCCTAAGTCATGACTTCTTTCTGCCTAAGACTACTTTATTAGATTAGAACTTTGAATTTATGCCTAACATGTTTGATCCCATATTTTAATAGTCACAGCAAATCTTAAAGGAGGGGAACTTGTTTTCTTGAGTCTCTTTAAGTATTTCATGGTTTTTCATCATATTAAACCCATCCTCTCTCCTGTGATTACAAACTCCATTAAGAAAATTTCATGCTATGGGTCTGTGCAAAGAGAAGATGCGAAGAATGCCATTCTGTATCTGCTTGGTCTTGACACTATAGATAATAGGGTTCATtaatggaggaaagagaaagtacACATAGCTCATGGTGATGTGAACCACAGGTGGTGCATGCTTCCCAAAACGATGGATGAGGGTTAGACCAATCACTGTGACATAGAATACCAGGACACAACAGACATGGGAAACACAGGTGTTGAGGGCTTTAGCTCTCTCCTCTCCAGAGGCAATACTCATGACTGTCTTTAAAATCAACACGTAAGAAAAAAGGATGATAATAGAATCTAGGAAGCCTGTTAGTGAAACCAGAACAACAGGGTATATGCGATTGAAGGTGATGTCAGCACAGGCCAATTTGATAACATCTTGGTGAAGACAGAAAGTGTGGGAAAGGATATGGGAATGACAATAAGGAAACCAATGTAGTCTCATAATTAGGGGTATAATGGAGAGAGAGGCTCTCATGAAGACAACAATCCCAATCTTCATCACTCGAGAATTGGTAAGGATGGAAGTATATCTCAGTGGGTTACAAATGGCAACAAAACGGTCATAAGCCATAGCAAGCAAGACTCCAGATTCCATGACTGAAAGCGTGTGGATAAAATAGGCTTGGGAGAAGCATAGCCCATGACTGATCTCTCTGTGGTTCAACCATAGGACCCCCATCACTGTGGGCATTGTAGTCAAGGTTACTCCAAGGTCAGTGGCTGCCAGCATAGCTAGAAAGTAATACATGGGCTCGTGGAGACTGTGGTCATCCTTGATGAGGAAGAGAAGGGTGCCATTGCCAAGAATAACAGAAGTATACACAATAAAAAAAGGGATGGAGATCCAGCAGTGAGCTCTCTCCAGGCCTGGGAATCCAGTCAACAGGAATGGGACTGTGCTGCTATTGTGCCACATGGTGGCACTCCTACAAGTGCAAAAGAAGTCTTTTCTGTAACAATGGCTAAAGGAAATAggtctttcctttatttttccccatttctatAATGAGTTGTCAGAGAGACCTGCTACAGAGTAGCCAAGGAAAAAATGACTACTAAGAACCAGAATGAGTTCACCAAAACAAGCTCATTTAAGACTaatctctttttttgggggggggggatgggggatGATAATATTACTAGAGTGGTAAATAAAGAAAATTCCATAAACATGacaaaaatgaatttggtaagacatttgataaataaataaatattcttgtGCACAATATGATCAGCTGTTTGAGTAACTAAACCTAGAGAGCCCTAACAAATGCCAGGTTTAttatttccaactctaaatctatggtcctatatAAGCACTCTGGTTCACAAGAGGAATGATTATAATTTCCCTCATATCTCCTAATCCACACTTTAAAATACT from Monodelphis domestica isolate mMonDom1 chromosome 4, mMonDom1.pri, whole genome shotgun sequence includes these protein-coding regions:
- the LOC100022151 gene encoding olfactory receptor 51B6-like, which codes for MWHNSSTVPFLLTGFPGLERAHCWISIPFFIVYTSVILGNGTLLFLIKDDHSLHEPMYYFLAMLAATDLGVTLTTMPTVMGVLWLNHREISHGLCFSQAYFIHTLSVMESGVLLAMAYDRFVAICNPLRYTSILTNSRVMKIGIVVFMRASLSIIPLIMRLHWFPYCHSHILSHTFCLHQDVIKLACADITFNRIYPVVLVSLTGFLDSIIILFSYVLILKTVMSIASGEERAKALNTCVSHVCCVLVFYVTVIGLTLIHRFGKHAPPVVHITMSYVYFLFPPLMNPIIYSVKTKQIQNGILRIFSLHRPIA